In the Desulfomicrobium apsheronum genome, one interval contains:
- a CDS encoding IS3 family transposase (programmed frameshift), translated as MKKGRFSEEQMVGILREADRSPVAQVAKKHGISEQTIYTWRQRFAGMSADDVKRLRLLEQENTRLKKILAERDLEIEVMKEIAAKKLVGAPVRRLQVGYARSRGLSQRRACALLSTSRSSLRYESRLEARDKPLIAAMTDLAATYPRFGYRRINVFMERQGHFMGVDKAYRLWSKAGLQVPRKRPRKRIAASRPRPQLPMGANELWAYDFVYDACANGQQIKCLTVVDEYTRESLAIDVAGSIRSCRVIEVLSRLISERGAPLSLRSDNGPEFVSKALLKWAARESLELALIEPGKPWQNGLNESFNGKFRDECLSMEWFRCRAEARVVIEEWRRHYNSVRPHSSLNNMTPEHFCRQYGKNLNRGETLKN; from the exons ATGAAAAAGGGACGATTTTCCGAAGAGCAAATGGTGGGCATACTGCGCGAAGCTGACCGTAGTCCGGTGGCCCAAGTGGCCAAGAAGCATGGAATCAGCGAGCAGACGATCTACACGTGGCGCCAGCGGTTCGCAGGCATGTCCGCCGATGACGTAAAGCGGCTACGCCTGTTGGAACAAGAGAACACGCGGCTGAAGAAGATCCTTGCGGAACGGGACCTTGAAATTGAGGTCATGAAGGAAATCGCCGCAAAAAAAT TGGTAGGCGCACCCGTCCGACGCCTCCAGGTGGGATACGCCAGGAGCCGCGGACTTTCACAACGCAGGGCGTGTGCGCTGTTATCCACCTCCCGATCGTCACTCCGCTATGAGTCGCGCCTGGAGGCCCGAGACAAGCCGCTGATAGCGGCGATGACGGATCTGGCTGCGACGTATCCGCGCTTCGGATATCGCCGGATCAACGTGTTCATGGAGCGCCAGGGGCATTTCATGGGCGTCGACAAGGCGTACCGCTTGTGGTCCAAGGCTGGATTGCAGGTGCCCAGAAAACGGCCTCGGAAGCGGATTGCGGCGTCCCGTCCGCGACCACAACTGCCGATGGGTGCAAACGAACTGTGGGCGTACGACTTTGTCTACGACGCCTGTGCAAATGGTCAGCAGATCAAATGCCTGACCGTGGTGGATGAATATACGCGGGAGAGTCTGGCTATAGACGTTGCCGGCAGCATCAGGTCGTGTCGGGTTATCGAGGTGTTGTCGCGCCTGATCAGCGAACGCGGAGCCCCTCTGAGTCTTCGCTCTGACAACGGTCCGGAGTTTGTGTCGAAGGCGTTGCTCAAATGGGCAGCCCGGGAATCTCTGGAGTTGGCGCTGATTGAGCCAGGCAAGCCATGGCAGAACGGTTTGAACGAGAGTTTTAACGGCAAATTTCGAGACGAGTGCCTGTCGATGGAATGGTTCCGGTGTCGGGCTGAGGCAAGGGTTGTGATCGAGGAATGGAGGCGGCACTACAACTCCGTTCGCCCGCACTCAAGCTTGAACAACATGACACCCGAACACTTCTGTCGGCAGTATGGAAAAAACTTGAACCGTGGGGAAACCCTCAAGAATTGA
- a CDS encoding transposase family protein produces MSTSFLYHAFGLPGYDYVRQEFVGGNILLHVRPKGTLVRCPCCRSRNVVHRGVSERWLRTVPVGLKPVWLVVEVPRIGCASCGLVRRIELRIAELTCRETSDHSILEGFPTVQVFSILPTEVFGCHVVQA; encoded by the coding sequence ATGTCCACGAGCTTCTTGTACCATGCGTTCGGGCTGCCTGGCTATGACTACGTCCGGCAGGAATTCGTAGGAGGGAACATCCTCCTGCATGTGCGCCCCAAGGGCACGCTGGTCCGCTGTCCATGCTGCCGAAGCCGTAATGTCGTCCACCGGGGCGTATCAGAACGATGGTTGCGCACGGTGCCAGTTGGCTTAAAACCTGTCTGGCTGGTCGTCGAGGTGCCACGGATTGGGTGTGCGTCATGTGGACTTGTCCGCCGAATCGAGTTGCGTATTGCCGAGCTGACCTGCCGGGAAACTTCGGACCACTCAATTCTTGAGGGTTTCCCCACGGTTCAAGTTTTTTCCATACTGCCGACAGAAGTGTTCGGGTGTCATGTTGTTCAAGCTTGA
- a CDS encoding helix-turn-helix domain-containing protein, whose protein sequence is MSIYDIRSETTGITSNVKRIMEEKKISIVALSNETKLSTKIIERARTSQIKLCKLETLAIIAKGLNVKIVELFDE, encoded by the coding sequence ATGTCAATTTACGATATTCGTTCGGAAACAACAGGGATTACGAGTAATGTGAAGCGAATCATGGAAGAGAAAAAAATATCCATAGTAGCGCTTTCAAATGAAACAAAGTTGTCCACAAAAATTATTGAGCGAGCCAGAACAAGCCAAATTAAATTATGTAAGCTTGAAACTCTTGCAATAATTGCCAAGGGATTGAATGTAAAAATAGTTGAATTGTTCGATGAATAA
- a CDS encoding metallophosphoesterase family protein, with protein MKIIIMGDIHADFGSLNQFLNKQKPDIVLQCGDFGWWPHRHGTEKITRNRRFDQYSIKPQSTKIYWCDGNHENHDDLQERVKAAPDGPIEIPVPGCFYMPRGSVLTLPDGRNVLFFGGAMSTDRDGRTEGDDWWAKEVPTVEDLDHARAQVAAHGGRVDIVISHTGPTRFLRKLPAKEINPARLMDPTVALLDTVLEEFQPRQWFFGHFHLHANGVDQGCAWQCLSGEGLGGTWWVELSS; from the coding sequence ATGAAAATTATCATCATGGGCGACATTCACGCAGATTTTGGGTCATTGAACCAGTTTCTGAACAAACAGAAGCCGGACATTGTTCTGCAATGCGGAGATTTCGGCTGGTGGCCACATCGACACGGAACAGAGAAAATCACCAGAAATCGCCGATTCGATCAGTATTCCATCAAGCCGCAAAGCACAAAAATATACTGGTGCGACGGGAATCACGAAAATCACGACGATCTGCAGGAACGCGTAAAGGCTGCCCCGGACGGGCCGATTGAGATCCCGGTTCCCGGCTGTTTCTACATGCCAAGGGGTTCAGTCTTGACCTTACCAGACGGCAGGAACGTCCTCTTCTTCGGGGGAGCCATGTCCACCGACAGGGACGGTCGAACCGAAGGCGACGACTGGTGGGCGAAAGAGGTGCCCACTGTCGAGGACCTTGATCATGCCCGGGCGCAAGTTGCTGCCCATGGCGGACGCGTTGATATCGTGATTTCACACACTGGACCTACACGATTCTTGCGAAAGCTCCCGGCGAAAGAAATCAACCCGGCCAGGCTTATGGACCCCACGGTGGCCCTTCTAGACACGGTTCTGGAGGAGTTTCAGCCGAGGCAGTGGTTTTTTGGGCACTTCCACTTACACGCAAATGGAGTTGATCAGGGTTGCGCTTGGCAGTGCCTGAGCGGAGAAGGCCTGGGGGGCACGTGGTGGGTGGAGCTGAGCTCGTAG
- a CDS encoding metallophosphoesterase family protein yields MILFAGDCQGDFVPIIEEADDALAVVLLGDQEPQVSLADELGPGLARKSWWIYGNHDSDYLDFFENHKSMADRNLHCRMIEIDGVRIAGLGGVFRAKKFEIDQTTRLDEVDLDCPQDYREAWIKLRRGGRAYPADFTSIFPDDLKSLLELAGHVDVLVTHEAPESHALGYQLIGDLARAMGVKMIIHGHHHERYSGTITGGIRVEGLGLARTSEGFFWLDHGLGERR; encoded by the coding sequence ATGATTCTGTTCGCAGGCGACTGCCAAGGGGATTTCGTGCCTATCATCGAGGAGGCCGACGATGCCTTGGCTGTCGTGCTCTTGGGCGACCAGGAGCCGCAGGTGTCCCTGGCCGATGAGTTGGGGCCTGGCTTGGCCAGAAAATCGTGGTGGATCTACGGAAACCACGACAGTGACTATTTGGACTTCTTCGAAAATCACAAATCCATGGCCGACCGGAACCTGCACTGCCGGATGATCGAGATCGATGGCGTGCGGATCGCGGGCCTGGGCGGTGTGTTCCGCGCAAAAAAGTTCGAAATTGACCAGACCACGCGCCTGGACGAGGTGGATCTGGACTGCCCACAAGACTACCGGGAAGCATGGATCAAACTGCGGCGAGGCGGACGAGCGTACCCCGCAGACTTCACCTCAATCTTTCCTGACGATCTGAAATCCTTGCTGGAGCTGGCGGGACACGTGGACGTGCTGGTCACGCACGAGGCGCCGGAAAGCCATGCGCTCGGCTACCAGCTCATCGGCGACCTAGCCCGCGCCATGGGCGTCAAGATGATCATCCACGGCCACCACCACGAGCGCTACAGCGGAACTATCACGGGTGGAATTCGCGTCGAAGGCCTCGGATTGGCAAGGACATCCGAAGGATTTTTCTGGCTGGACCACGGCCTTGGAGAGCGGCGATGA
- a CDS encoding metallophosphoesterase family protein has translation MILFVGDCHGDFEPMLTAATEATAVILLGDQEPLYDLASILGPEIAAKTWWIFGNHDSDDPEYLTHHAAMADRNLHCRVVEIDGLRIAGLGGTFRSNIMGVDRQTTLSDLPHVRPQDTRQSLALIRKGKKLAPQDHTTIFPEDLALMARLAGKTRVDVLVSHEAPESHRLGYRILGDATRALKARIHVHGHHHERYDAMIDGGVRVAGVGMSGMMIEWLQPSDGLFWLSAFPGGNVLAMGYDPKKKMFQGEFVGLEGCKDLTAPDLKTMQEKGALLLETFMKKPKRR, from the coding sequence ATGATCCTTTTCGTTGGGGACTGCCACGGTGACTTTGAACCCATGCTTACGGCCGCAACCGAGGCCACGGCAGTCATCCTTCTCGGGGATCAGGAACCCCTCTACGATCTGGCGTCCATCCTCGGCCCGGAGATCGCGGCAAAGACATGGTGGATATTCGGCAACCATGACAGCGATGATCCCGAATACCTGACGCACCACGCGGCCATGGCCGACAGAAACCTGCACTGCCGCGTGGTTGAGATCGATGGCCTGCGCATCGCCGGACTCGGCGGCACCTTTCGGTCCAATATCATGGGCGTTGACCGACAGACGACGTTGAGTGACCTGCCCCACGTCCGCCCCCAGGACACTCGCCAAAGCCTGGCACTGATCCGCAAGGGCAAGAAGCTCGCCCCGCAGGATCACACGACCATTTTCCCGGAAGACCTTGCGCTGATGGCCCGCCTTGCCGGCAAGACCCGCGTCGACGTCCTCGTGAGTCACGAAGCCCCGGAGTCCCATCGACTCGGCTATCGGATTCTGGGTGATGCGACCCGCGCCCTCAAAGCCAGGATTCACGTTCACGGCCATCACCACGAGCGTTATGACGCCATGATTGATGGAGGCGTCCGGGTTGCCGGGGTGGGGATGTCGGGCATGATGATTGAATGGCTGCAGCCAAGTGATGGGCTCTTTTGGCTTTCGGCCTTTCCTGGCGGCAACGTGCTTGCGATGGGATACGACCCGAAAAAAAAGATGTTCCAAGGCGAGTTCGTCGGCCTGGAAGGGTGCAAAGATCTTACGGCCCCCGACCTGAAAACCATGCAGGAAAAAGGCGCCCTGCTTCTTGAAACGTTCATGAAGAAACCCAAGCGTAGATAA